A genome region from Pan paniscus chromosome 17, NHGRI_mPanPan1-v2.0_pri, whole genome shotgun sequence includes the following:
- the MEX3C gene encoding RNA-binding E3 ubiquitin-protein ligase MEX3C, whose translation MPSGSSAALALAAAPAPLPQPPPPPPPPPPPLPPPSGGPELEGDGLLLRERLAALGLDDPSPAEPGAPALRAPAAAAQGQARRAAGLSPEERAPPGRPGAPEAAELELEEDEEEGEEAELDGDLLEEEELEEAEEEDRSSLLLLSPPAATASQTQQIPGGSLGSVLLPAASFDAREAAAAAAAAGVLYGGDDAQGMMAAMLSHAYGPGGCGAAAAALNGEQAALLRRKSVNTTECVPVPSSEHVAEIVGRQGCKIKALRAKTNTYIKTPVRGEEPIFVVTGRKEDVAMAKREILSAAEHFSMIRASRNKNGPALGGLSCSPNLPGQTTVQVRVPYRVVGLVVGPKGATIKRIQQQTHTYIVTPSRDKEPVFEVTGMPENVDRAREEIEMHIAMRTGNYIELNEENDFHYNGTDVSFEGGTLGSAWLSSNPVPPSRARMISNYRNDSSSSLGSGSTDSYFGSNRLADFSPTSPFSTGNFWFGDTLPSVGSEDLAVDSPAFDSLPTSAQTIWTPFEPVNPLSGFGSDPSGNMKTQRRGSQPSTPRLSPTFPESIEHPLARRVRSDPPSTGNHVGLPIYIPAFSNGTNSYSSSNGGSTSSSPPESRRKHDCVICFENEVIAALVPCGHNLFCMECANKICEKRTPSCPVCQTAVTQAIQIHS comes from the exons ATGCCCAGCGGCAGCTCCGCGGCCCTGGCCCTGGCGGCGGCCCCGGCCCCCCTGCCGcagccgcccccgccgccgccgccgccaccgccgcctcTGCCGCCGCCCTCGGGCGGCCCGGAGCTCGAGGGGGACGGGCTCCTGCTGAGGGAGCGCTTGGCCGCGCTAGGCCTCGACGACCCCAGCCCGGCGGAGCCCGGCGCCCCGGCGCTTCGGGCCCCGGCAGCGGCGGCGCAGGGCCAGGCCCGGCGGGCGGCGGGGCTGTCTCCAGAGGAGCGGGCTCCGCCCGGCCGGCCCGGGGCCCCGGAGGCGGCCGAGCTGGAGCTGgaagaggacgaggaggagggggaggaagcgGAGCTGGACGGAGAcctgctggaggaggaggagctggaggaagcagaggaggagGACCGGTCGTCGCTGCTGCTGCTGTCGCCGCCCGCGGCCACCGCCTCTCAGACCCAGCAGATCCCAGGCGGGTCCCTGGGGTCTGTGCTGCTGCCAGCCGCCAGCTTCGATGCCCGGGAggcggcggccgcggcggcggcggcgggggtgcTGTACGGAGGGGACGATGCCCAGGGCATGATGGCGGCGATGCTGTCCCACGCCTACGGCCCCGGCGGCTGTGGGGCGGCGGCGGCCGCCCTGAACGGGGAGCAGGCGGCCCTGCTCCGGAGAAAGAGCGTGAACACCACCGAGTGCGTCCCGGTGCCCAGCTCCGAGCACGTCGCCGAGATCGTCGGCCGCCAGG gTTGTAAAATTAAAGCACTGAGAGCCAAGACAAACACGTATATCAAGACTCCTGTTCGTGGTGAAGAGCCCATTTTTGTTGTCACTGGAAGGAAAGAAGATGTTGCCATGGCGAAAAGAGAGATCCTCTCAGCTGCAGAGCACTTCTCCATGATTCGTGCATCTCGAAACAAAAATGGGCCTGCCCTGGGAGGATTATCATGTAGTCCTAATCTGCCCGGTCAAACCACCGTCCAAGTCAGGGTCCCTTATCGTGTGGTAGGATTAGTGGTTGGACCCAAAGGAGCAACTATTAAAAGAATTCAGCAGCAGACCCACACCTACATAGTAACTCCGAGCAGAGATAAGGAACCTGTCTTTGAAGTGACAGGGATGCCTGAAAATGTTGACCGAGCAcgggaagaaatagaaatgcatATTGCCATGCGTACAGGAAACTATATAGAGCTCAATGAAGAGAATGATTTCCATTACAATGGTACCGATGTAAGCTTTGAAGGTGGCACTCTTGGCTCTGCGTGGCTCTCCTCCAATCCTGTTCCTCCTAGCCGCGCAAGAATGATATCCAATTATCGAAATGATAGTTCCAGTTCTCTAGGAAGTGGCTCCACAGATTCCTACTTTGGAAGCAATAGGCTGGCTGACTTTAGTCCAACAAGCCCATTTAGCACAGGAAACTTCTGGTTTGGAgatacactaccatctgtaggcTCAGAAGACCTAGCAGTTGACTCTCCTGCCTTTGACTCTTTACCAACATCTGCTCAAACTATCTGGACTCCATTTGAACCAGTTAACCCACTCTCTGGCTTTGGGAGTGATCCTTCTGGTAACATGAAGACTCAGCGCAGAGGAAGTCAGCCATCTACTCCTCGTCTGTCTCCTACATTTCCTGAGAGCATAGAACATCCACTTGCTCGGAGGGTTAGGAGCGACCCACCTAGTACAGGCAACCATGTTGGCCTTCCAATATATATCCCTGCTTTTTCTAATGGTACCAATAGTTACTCCTCTTCCAATGGTGGTTCCACCTCTAGCTCACCTCCAGAATCAAGACGAAAGCACGACTGTGTGATTTGCTTTGAGAATGAGGTTATTGCTGCCCTAGTTCCATGTGGCCACAACCTCTTCTGCATGGAATGTGCCAACAAGATCTGTGAAAAGAGAACGCCATCATGTCCAGTTTGCCAGACAGCTGTTACTCAGGCAATCCAAATTCACtcttaa